TCTTTCCAGGTTCGGGTTACTCGGGAGAGCGATTAATTTTAACCCCATCCCTTAGTGTTTGCAACCCTTCCCTTATCACCTAAGAATTCGAACATGAGACATCTTGTAAGGGTATCAGAGCCCTAACCACTGAGTTATATCGTTGAAATTACAAATTGTGCTATCGTGCTTTCTCCGTGAATAGATTCAATGACTAACCCAAGAGTTGACGTGTTGATATCGTCGCAATAGATCCCACTAGTTGCATATTACAGAGTGTTTAGAGAATTAATCATATATGGTAATAAGAATCTCCTGATTAAACCACATAGACTTGAATAAAATTAATCTTACTCCCAAATAATTTGAATGAGTAAGAAGAGCTTATTAAGTTTTATCATCACTAATATCTCCTTTTCTTGCTATTATGTCAAACAAAGTAGTTGAAGTAAAAATGGGGATATATAAAACAACATAAaatgtaataatatatattttatatttttctagTGAAATGTGACatttacacaaaaaaaaaaaaaaaaaaaaaaaaaaaaaaaaaaaaaaaaaaaaattctgaacgTAATGTCACACAACCAACATCAAATATTTCACGGATATATTCACACATAGAACCCACAACACGTGTTACCTCGGTACCGCTATATCACTAACTCAAAGACGATAGTGTTTTTGTTTCTTTTCCTTTCATAAGTCCATATCTTCAAAAATACCTCTTCTAATTATATATGCAAGTTTCTTAAGCTAAAAGGTGGGTAAAGGTGAATAGAATGTCACTAATCGTGCTTCTAATATCCAATAACAACATTACCAATCCACAAATGTGTAATCTTACTTTTTGCACAAAAATGAACATGTCTTGTCAAAAGATCAATCCATTCTGGCAATAGCTTCAAATGTTTTAGGCACAAAAAATAGCACTCTTTCCCAATGTGAGATATGTTCAATCACCAAGATTCTTTAGCTTATGAACCGAGTTTATAGCGATTAAATACAAATTTTCTCCATCAAAACGATTCAAACCCGTAAAACCTAATATCTTCATAGTGCTCCATCCGAGAGAAGAAATATAAAGTCGTAACTAATCTAACAAATACAAGTAAATGAATTAAGGAACTTGTTCATATGGTCTATGTATGATTCACCCCTCATGAATTAAAGCTTATCAAAAACTATAATTCATTATGCATTTTTATGTAaagaaaaaatgattttttttaatcaTAATCTACAATTAATAGAAGAAAATGATATTTGAATTTTGCTGTTGCTTTTCTCTTAAAGCACAAGTGGCTTATGCAATTATTTTTTCTTTTCCAGAAAGATATGAACTTTTTCATTTTATGACTATGGCACTATGTTTTCTTGATTCTTAATCTTATCTTCAAATTGGAAAGCTATTAAGTGTAGTTAACATTGCTAAGAAAAGCAAACAAGGCAATTGTACCTACAACTATACACAATGTGCAACTAACCAAGAAACCAATCACAAAATAATTTCAATACATAGCATACAATTATGGATTTTCAAAGTAAACTGAGAAGGTATTCCCTATTCAGGCTAATGGAGAGGGTGAATATATTTATTTAGATGTACGTGACCTAATCAGATTATTCTGTGACCGATCAAACACCTACCCCGATCACCACGAGATGTGCGTCTAGTGATGTTTAAAACTAAGACCTCTTGTGAAAATATCAAGATATCAACCACTGGGTCATCATGTGACCACTTGTGCATTGCCTAAGTGGTACCCCGGTTATTCGGGTATTCGGTGAATGCGAAAGGTAAGGGTTCGATCCTCGATGGTGGTTTTCCCAATGCCGTTTCTTCCCGACACGTGCCATGGATATGATAGGGTGGGTGGCATCCCAACGCAGACCCCTGTCAGTGATTCCTAACTCGCTGCTAAAAAAACTAGGTCATCATGTGATGATTGACTTTTCACTAGGGAATGAACTTTTACAATCTAATTACTATTAAAAGTAATAAATACAGAGTTAGTGGCATGATCTAAAAATTTCCTAAAAAGAATTTCAAAATTTAACTCTTGATGATGTTCCAACTACTCGATCAAAGTTGCTAATGGTGCTATCTTATGAAGGTAACAAAATATGTGATGATTAATGTGATTAGGACTCCTGTAGTTACTGCAGGAACTAAAGGTGCACCGGAAAATCGAACTCTTTGAGCCTGGTCCCTGCATTCGTATTATATAAAAAATTAGATCAGATTTTGAAGAGATAGCAAGTTTTAGACGTATAGAAAAAGTGAGATATACATGAAACCTGTTCAATTAAAGGTATCAATTTCGATCCATTTACTTATATATGGTTCGATTTGGGTTGAATTTATTTCAAATGGGTTGCTTCAAAGCATTCAGCTGAAAGGAGAATGGTATAATAACTTGCCAAAAGAAATAGTTTGTTGGTCACCCTGAACCGACCCGTTTCAGCCCGTACAAAATAGTCCCAATTCAACCAGACCCTGTTTTGACCCCTGACCATTTTGCTACCTATATACTTAATCATCTAGAAAGATAATGTTAGTGTAAATATCTTACTTTTGCAAGGACGAAAGTACCCCACAGTAGATGGTATTCTCGGGCAAAGAAACTTCGTCTTTTTCAGGGTTAACCACACTCAAATAAACTTCTTGGCCAAGGTACCATGAATCCAAGTTTTGTGCCCGAAGGTTCCAAAGGCCCGCGTTGTCAAGATAAACCAAAATCGCGGTCCATGCTCCAGGAAACACCTTCAAATATATAAAAGAATCTTCAAAAacatatgccaaaaaaaaaaaaaaaaaaaaaaaagaaaaaaagaaacaaCCAGAATACTAcagattatgaaccattcagcGATTAATCAATCAGTAAAAACCAGTATTACCTGGGTAGTACTGCGAGCCACCCCATCCCATTTATTATATACACTTCTACTATTTTCTGTCCACACTCCATAATCCATCCTAACATTTATACAAAAATCATTAAGCTTGTGATCATATAAAATCATAacaaattacataaaaatatataaacaTACCCGACAACAAAGAATGCATAACCATCCAAATGGTAGCTTTGAACTGTAGTATCATTGTTTTGGAGTATAATTTCAATAAATCCTTTGTATGTACCATTCATCACAGATGTGTCGATTACTGGGGGTCGGTTCATTGGTCTATTCGGGAAATCAAGCTTGAAGATTCCCAAAACATTGAATTGTTGGGCAAGTTTCAATGGTGTTGAAGGAACAAAGAAAGAAATACCATTTAAAGTGGTACGTCTTTTACCATTTATAAGCTCGGGTGGTCTATTTTGCAGCAAATATACATCGGTTACTGTAATTTCTCCATATTTGAATGACCCTTGTGGATTTGGACGAGCCGCACCAGCAGTAACATTCATTCTATATACACATTTCAAATGATTATAATTATATAACAGAATCAGAAAATCTTGGAATATAACAACACTATAAGGTGTAGCTAGGGATGacaaattttgacccattaaaaCGGGTAGATTCAGGTTGTGTTTCATCTCTAATGGAATAGATAGATCAAAaggaaacgggtcaaatgggttaaATGAATCAAACGGGTCAAAAACTGCCCAAATGTGATAGTCTGTATATAATACAAAAAACCTCCTATATCATCTTACTCTAATAATTTAAGTTACATATTTAATATCAAATATTCTTTGACCCGCTCATTTTGCCATCTGTAACATTAAGAAACTCTCTAAAAAAAGGAAAATGAAAGGGTGTTGTTCTAAACTAATACCTTATGGATCTTGCTTGACTCATTGAGAACGATGGGTCAGATTCGTCGGGAGCATCTGGAAGTGGGCCGGATGCGGGCCCTTGGGAATTTGAATAGTGCAAAATGGCAACTCCAGAAGCTTTCGTAGATTTTTCAAACCGAGGACTGGCAACAATGTAATAATCGTTACTGCCAGTTTGATCCATAGTCACCAAGAAAGAAATTGATTGGCCAACATGAATATCCATGTTTGAATAGTTCTGTTGTACCGTGTATGAACCTTCGGTTTCTACTAAAAGCAAGTTATGGTTTTGAATTCTGAAGTTCAAACTTGTTGAGATACCAACGTTGTGTACACGGAAACGGTATGTTTTTCCTGTTAGATGTCAAGTAAAACAATAAATCATATCAGATAATAAAATATTGTGGATGAATCCATTTTGACAcgaacccattttgaccaaaacttaAATATGACCATTTTGACACAAACCCATTTTAACCCAAACTTAAATAATTTTGACCCAAACTTAATGATACCCATTTTGACATCGAACCCAATTTGACATGGACCAATTCTGACCAAAACTTAAAGATCACCATTTTGACATAAACCCATTTTAACCCAAACTTAATGATTACCCATTTTAACATCGAACCCATTTTGAGACGGAACTTAAAGATGACCATTTTGACACAAACCCATTATAACCCAAACTTAAACAATTTTGACCCAAACTTAATGATGACCCATTTTGACATCGAACCCATTTTGACATGAACCGATTTTGACCCATTGGTTCACATTACCATTACCACCTTTAGCTTAAATGGAAATCCAAACACCCCCTTAAAGATTTGAACTTTATGCTTAAAGATTTGAACTTTATGCTTAAAGAAGATCAATAATCACCTGGTTCAACGTTTATCACCTGATACGGAATACCATCAGGAACAATGGTACTATCATATCGATAAGGACCTAGCCCATTAAACAATACACCATCAGGATATCCAAGATCAATGCCATTTTCAATATCCTTCCTAAGATCCTGTTCCAAATAACAACTATTTAATTACCTACAATACACCTTTAACACTTACCAATAACAAATACAAAATCAAATGAAATCCAACCTTATGACTCTTTACAAACCAGTCACCGATAGCCAATGTAATGTCTCCATCTGGCGTTCCAAACGGTACTGCAATAACATCCCGATTGTTTACAATGATTCCGCCATACCCACCTGCGGCCCGTTGAAAATTTGTCGAAGGAAAATACGAAAAGCTGCCGATTTGATCCTTAACTTGAAATTGATATGTCCAATTCCAACCAGCAGGAATTGGACAATTTGTCCCTAACACACCATCCTGCCATGAATTTTTTCTCTGTTGGATCCCATTCCTAAAATAAACATATGTATAATTACTTAAAATTCAAAATTGTGTTTTAATACACTTCATGGTCATGAAAACATACCATGTGAGAAGTACAGGCTCATCAATATTGTTTCTTACGTTGACAACCACGTTCCAGTTCGTTGTTGCTTCAAGAACCGGTCCTGGAAATTTCCCATTTATTGCAATCACCTACAGAGGGTATGGTTTACAAATCTTGATAAGTTTCTTGATATCAAGGGATTCATATCTATAAGTATTTGGTTGCTTGTTTGAAGTAGACGTGGAAATTTCGACCCATATATTTATGAATGTGTCAATTCAGGTCATGTATTATCTCTAATGAATCAAAGGatacaataaaaaataaaaaaatatgtttCAAAAGGAAATGGAAAACACTCCCAATCTCCAAGAGTCTAATTTTATCTTGTAGAGCCTCTAAAATCATGTTATTGAAAATTACACCATGTTAGATTGATATTACCAATGTATTTATACACAAATATTAAAAAAAGAAAATACTTTTTAAACCAAAGAATCCTACTTTCTTGAATGACTACTGACTCAACTTGATTAAATCCCCTGTTTCAGGCCATCATTAAGGAATTCCCAAAATAAAAACTTTACAGAACATAATCTTCACAATCAACCAAACACAATCATTTATGCAAAAAAGCCTACAACCCTAATCACAGAAACATGTATACATCCATAATCATCAAGATCTAAGCAATAAAGAGATCAAAGTTTCAAGCTTTTTCATCAAAAGGGCAGAAATAAAACCTGTTGTTTAACACCAAGTGGTGAGGCAGTGATGTAAGATACAGTCCAGTCATAATAAACAAAAGGGTCTCCTGCGAATGCATAATTAAACAAACCCACAAAAGAAATCAAGATAACCCACCAAGATTTTGAGTGCATTGCATTAGCACACACTAAATCAGTTAAAGAATTATGGGGATCTGCAATTTAGAATTATGATTGAAGAAAGGTAACATGGAAAACTGAGTAAGCAGTGTATGTACAGGTTATGAGTGAGAAATGTGAATGGGGATTGGTTTTTTTTGTGGGCCCATGTGTCACTGATTGTGGAAATTTCAGGCAAGTTGTCGACTTTTTTATTCAAATTTAATGTTGGGAAAGTTGCAGAATCTTCTGAATTACAGTTTCCATTCCTTTGTTTCTTCATGCTTTGAGTTGGATCGTTGATGCTTTGCTTAAAGTAGTATTATCAAAGGTTGCAGAATATCAAGAAAATTCTAGTGTTTAAAATTATCACAATCATAAATCTAGTCAAACAATCATGTTACATGACCTAATTTAATTGACTTAAAATAAGGATAAGAGAAAGTAATATTTTCACACCCATTTTTTTTATACATCCGGTACAATTGTAAGTCAATGTCCAAAATACCCTTGATGTCATAATTATTTGAAAAAATTACGCGATTGGTCACTCATGTTTGTCAAATATTTTACATTAACCACTGATGTTTAATGTTTGTCAAATATTTGACTACGGTTTCTTTGCGGAATTTGTTCTTCTGGATGGATGTAGGTGACAAGCTCCGTCGGAGCTCTATACCCTTTTAGGATGAGATTCGGTTTTTGAATGGTAGGCCTTGTTATGCTGGGATGGTGGTTATAGTGTTGCTTGTGTGTTGAAACCCGCCGATTCCGGTAGTCTGGCAGCTGCCCACGGCAACCTAGGATGGTTAGCGATTGCTGCTGCTAGTGCAGTTGGTGGCCTAAAGACTGATCGGTGGCTGTCTGGTGGCTGCTAGTGGCGGCCGATGGTAGATGGTGGTTGTTTGCTACTGATGTTGTTGTTGGAGGCCTGATCGTGGTAGTCGATAGCCTACGGTGCTACTGGTGGCGGTTGGTTGCTGCTAATTGGCGGTCGGTGTTTGCCGGTTTGTAAATGTGGTTAGAGAATTTGGCGAAGATGACTGGCTCCTTTATGGTCTGGTTCTTCATTTATTTCTGATTTGTTGCGGCTGGTTCGATTCATTCATTCAATTTTCCCCGTCGTCGGGTCTTTAGTGGTCTTGATGTAATTGTCGGCGATGTCGACTTTGTTGACTTCGGTAAATAGGCCTCAGGTTAGGTGTTCTTTGGTTGCCCGGTGAATGGTTTGGATTGGCGGTTTCTGAGGATGATGATGTGGTGTTGGATCGGGGCCGAATTTATGTGTCTTTATTAGGCTTAGGTAAGGTGATTGTCGTTGTTGTTTGGCATTTCATTTGTAATTCATATAGTACTCACTATGTATTTAATGTTGTCGTTCAGTGTGTTTAAAGCGAATAGAGTGAGTGTCATGGAATTTTGGTAGTTTGTGATCAAGTACTCTAGTTTACATATCGTTATGATCTAGTTATTGTAGCTCCACCAGAACCTTGGTtctattatatatgtatacatattaatatttttgcaaaaaaaaaaaaaaaaaaaaaaaaggcgaaCATTAGTCTACTGATAGGGTTCGGTTAGTGATAAGGCTCGTTTACTGCTTCCGAGCTTTGAAGTGCTTTTGAGTTCATTTGTATCATTATTCGTCCttttcatctattgatgaaaagacttttttttaatgttatcgttattttagcCAAAAAATAAGAAAAGACGAACATTACCACAATGATAACTTTCGCCGGCAAACATGTATCATTTTCCTTCTTATTTCTTTCACAAATTTTATTGTTTTTTCTGATACAAAGTTACAAACACCGAAAAATAAGCTATTACGCCTAGTGAGATTCTTGGTAAAATAGATTAGCCATGTATAATGATAGTGTACCCCGCCTTCGAGATTTTAATCCCGTTTCGTTCACGATCACTTATGAAGAAAATATCGAACATGGGGGTTACAAAGCTAAGGTCCAGCAACGAAGCTAAGTCCATCAACGAAGCTAAGTCCAACAACGAAGCTAACTCCAACAACGAAACTAAGTCCATCAAAGAAGCTAAGTCCAGCAACGAAGTAATCTAGTGCCTCGATAACCTCAGTCACGACTTGATTCAAAGGAAAGAAAcattattgtttttcaaaagtgtaatAGACATTTTTCAAAAGTCAATGCTCTTTTTACAGAGCTTTAGGAACTGATGCTACAGAGCATTGAGAATTGAATACAAAGCATCTTTGACTGCCTTGGGAACTGAATACAGAGCATCTTTCTAGGATTGCCTTGGGTTCTGATGACAGAGATACTAAATTGACCAGACACTAAAAGCAGTCATTCTCCATCTATAAATAAGGAGGCATAACCCCTGGAAGGGGAGGCTCTCATACTATCCATCACTCATACTCTCAAGTCATTATACAACTCTCTATGTTGTACATTCGTATTTTTGTAGCGTAAAGTAAGATACATTCttactaccttcggggaatcgctaACAAGCACACACACATCACAAATGTCCTATCATATCTTCGTGGCGTAAAGCAAGTTATCTTGTTACCTTCGGAGAATCGCCAACAAGAATATAAATCACTCTCATTTACCCTTCTCATTCACACTTGTGTTTAGAGATAACAGGTATCATCTCTTCAACAAGAATAAGCTGAAAAGTGCACAAAGTATACAAGGTATTGAATAGACTTATGCGTTCTACTAATAGTTCAGACTTTTTGGTAGCTACTACTACGTAGCTACAGGCTACTTAACCTCGGATGATACATACACAGGGTGATTGGTTATAGTTGGCACATATCATGATCCTGGGCAGGGCTTCTCCTGTCATATTGGGCCTTACTTTTGTTATAGTATGTGAGCCCAAATGTAGTCAGATAATCAACTCTGATTGTTAAATGTGAATATGTGCTGAAGATATGGCCACGAGAATTTGtagttctttttttctttttcttccccactagcttaagacccgcggaTTCGCGGGTTTCGACaattaaatttataaaaaaaattgcttATATGTTATTTATTTAAGAGATAAACCACCAATGATTTATAAAAAAACAAATGAAGAACAATAATGTAGTTAAACAAAATATTATATGTAAATAAGAAATATGCAAACATTAAATGAAACATAAACATAGTTGAAATGGCTAAAAATTTTTTTTATCAATTGTTAACACCTAGTTGGAAATATTTTTGACCAATTATTTTACTGTAGCAGAAATTATATTTGGAGCTAAGTATGTATCTGAAGACTTTCCCAAACATTCttaaatacaaaaagcatttgaagtAGTCATTTATGGTCAAGACTGAAGCAACTTGTTGATTTTCTTTCAATATTATTCGCAATTTCGTTAAACTCTTCTCTTGCAACTTATCTGCCTACATAAGCAACATAATAAAATTTAGTACTTGACTATTCAATTTCAATTGATTATATTATCGACAACAAAAATTACAAATGTAATATATTATGTGTGAGCACATCAATGTAATCGATAAAAATTGTGTTATACTCTGTACAACATATATTTCTTGATTGTCCTTTGTTCAATCTAACTCGGGGTTTTTTTGCATCTAAACCAAATATATTAATCACACATAAACCAATATTAGTTAAAgaggcaattttgacccatttaaaaACTAATCGGTGTGTTTCTAAAAAGCGATTAAATCAGGGATTCATCGGGGATTAACCGGTACTTTTACAAAAGTGCATACAAATAATGTCTGATTGTTTAAAGAAACCGTAACTCATGCAACAACCCATAATTGGCGACTCAAGGGCACTTACGGCTTGCACCATGAAGCCCAACCCGCAAGAGCTTTGAATTGTGAGGGACTgacctaattaaaaaaaaaaaggtcaaaTTCAAAGAAATTAATTCCCATgcataaaatttttatataatgttCATTCACCTAATACCTCCAAAACAAATCATGCATGTTACTCTTATTATTGACCCGTCACCCGCCTTGCCCGGCACATGAAAAAAAAATAAACCACTTTTGAGTCAGATCTGTATGAGCCCGCTTGTAACCTGTTGTCCATCTCCATTCAGATCACATACAGACTCGTTAAATATTGAATCGTTTTCATACATATCACACATCTGGTAGACATTAAAGAATTAGAAAACATGAAAGTGGTGATTTTGACCCAGTTACAAACGGGTCGATTCGGGGTATGTCTATTTTTAACGCATAAAACTTTAgcaacttgtgatgacccggaaatttctgaccaaattaaacttaatctttgtatgattaacatttccgacacgataagcaaagtctgtaaaactgaatctcaaaatttttgaactacttttatatatttaaatacccttcggttgttttcgacgattcgcgaacaattatatataaatagatacacatatactataatttgaaaaggtaacaatgtattaattgtttgagaccgtacattaaacttattggtttaaatatctatttgaaatatatgataagttggaatatttattattaaaatttatttataaataacttccaatgtgtatttaaaaactgatttatgtatattaaaaagatatatacatatatataatttcaagttatttagtaaacgatagtaacattcgtttattgattcgattgatatttagataagttaactaaagcatttaacatgaaccagtaaaacactaatttgctacagtattttcaaattgctacagtactcaaaatgctacagtgttttcgaaaatcactacttgctacagtgaaattgactttgctacagtgaattgctacagtaaaaaatgactttgctacactaACTTTGCTACACTACAGTactcactattttaaaatgtattttaacaaatagcgagacgatgatttatagatgtaaatgaccaaaacactcaaatgtataagttatattttgagtgatataatttagggataatttaaggctatattttgactaaggtacgtgtcccaaaatgtaatgtacaagttttctcagcgcacgaagggacattcgaaaaaccggaaccgggacataagtcgagtgacgacgtacgacttatcgaaacaaaaattacaaatcaactatgcacgagaataaaatataatatataattaattaatttaaattatatattacatatattataaaaatatgtcgacgagctagttgccaaaacattgtgagctggaaaagtttcccatgcgatcgcatgggaattacactgcccagccatgcgatcgcatggcagtggaaatcaggccaggtctataaagctcgcaagttttgttcgaatatatttactttttttctcaaaatctctctgtctctcaaatatatatatatatatatatatatatatatatatatatatatatatatatatatatatatatatatatatatatatatatattattaagattaatattattattattattaatcttattatttttattagtaatattattagtattatacataaaatactacgacgaggttatgtccaaacgatttcaaaacaagtttacgagcaagctagagttaaggaaattatgggatattgccaaggaggttatgggtaatgttcgggggtatatttgtgaatcaaacctagtatttatcatctccattacgtctacgtacttttttacaatattaaatctcaatattgatacgttgagatctatggttatttgatactctgagtttcgatcacattacgatgaacgactttatatgctgataaggtgagtttcatttgctccctttttaattgcttttacaatatatatttttgggctgagaatacatgcactttattttaaacacaatggacacaagtacatactaaattctatactgagtttgaactgaaaatcccttagctttggtaactagtaactgttggttataagaactggtgggcgcgagtagtagtatatggatccatagggcttgacatccccgtctgttccaggtttagaaatcctagcctgaactattaaacagacgtatgctatttgagtttagtacacgttggtttgcgtgtattgtacatgttggttgcatgtatgttaaaacaggggtacttattataacgttaaagtttagttaccagggtgctcaatcttgtagaatattttgataaacgtttctggatgaaacaactgaaatcttgtgatccacctttatatacagattatacgaaacattaaaactatgaactcaccaacctttgtgttaacacttgttagcatgtttattctcaggtttcctagaagtcttccgctgtttgcttatatgttagacaagctatgtgcatggagtcttacatggcatatttatcaagaaaacgttgcattcaccaaatcatcaccatgtatcttattttaactgcattgtcaatggaagtactattgtaaacttatttacggtgattgtctatatgtaaaaatcatcagatgtcgaaaacctttgatttaaatattcattta
This genomic stretch from Rutidosis leptorrhynchoides isolate AG116_Rl617_1_P2 chromosome 11, CSIRO_AGI_Rlap_v1, whole genome shotgun sequence harbors:
- the LOC139876432 gene encoding monocopper oxidase-like protein SKU5, coding for MHSKSWWVILISFVGLFNYAFAGDPFVYYDWTVSYITASPLGVKQQVIAINGKFPGPVLEATTNWNVVVNVRNNIDEPVLLTWNGIQQRKNSWQDGVLGTNCPIPAGWNWTYQFQVKDQIGSFSYFPSTNFQRAAGGYGGIIVNNRDVIAVPFGTPDGDITLAIGDWFVKSHKDLRKDIENGIDLGYPDGVLFNGLGPYRYDSTIVPDGIPYQVINVEPGKTYRFRVHNVGISTSLNFRIQNHNLLLVETEGSYTVQQNYSNMDIHVGQSISFLVTMDQTGSNDYYIVASPRFEKSTKASGVAILHYSNSQGPASGPLPDAPDESDPSFSMSQARSIRMNVTAGAARPNPQGSFKYGEITVTDVYLLQNRPPELINGKRRTTLNGISFFVPSTPLKLAQQFNVLGIFKLDFPNRPMNRPPVIDTSVMNGTYKGFIEIILQNNDTTVQSYHLDGYAFFVVGMDYGVWTENSRSVYNKWDGVARSTTQVFPGAWTAILVYLDNAGLWNLRAQNLDSWYLGQEVYLSVVNPEKDEVSLPENTIYCGVLSSLQKDQAQRVRFSGAPLVPAVTTGVLITLIITYFVTFIR